A single window of Eucalyptus grandis isolate ANBG69807.140 chromosome 1, ASM1654582v1, whole genome shotgun sequence DNA harbors:
- the LOC104427512 gene encoding solute carrier family 40 member 2 isoform X3, producing the protein MWEFSVGLYMISIWPDSLLLAAVYGVVESGSIFLLGSTIGEWVDKLSYVKVLQLWLMTQNFSFVVAGATVFGMLAYSDLKSTNPGLFIVLIVVTNLSGAMGMLSTLAGTILIEREWVVVMSEGQPPGLLTQMNSVIRRIDLISKLFAPVVSGFIISFISLKVSAMTLAILNATCVWLEYWFFMSVYKGIPALVERNLRRTLRPSPVDLLESSLIQNGDPESAESSQKHNFREKISKIPFVCAWKVYLEQEVVIPGVSLALLYFTVLSFGSLMTATLEWEGVPAFVIGIARGISATIGIAATLVYPVLQSRISTLRTGLWSCWSQQWIFLLVCVGSIWVQNGLAAAYVLMGGVAASRLGLWMFDLAVIQQMQDEVPESDRCVVGGVQNSLQSFLDLMAYVMGIFISNPQDFWKLMLLSFLAVTLSAILYTSHVYRVRKHLIHFEKITQLGSRLMRRPSESCLS; encoded by the exons ATGTGGGAATTTTCGGTAGGTTTGTACATGATCAGTATTTGGCCAGACTCTTTGCTATTGGCTGCTGTCTATGGAGTGGTAGAATCTGGCTCCATATTCTTGCTTGGTTCAACCATTGGAGAGTGGGTAGATAAGTTGAGTTATGTCAAG GTTTTACAGCTCTGGCTCATGACACAAAACTTCTCATTTGTGGTGGCCGGAGCCACAGTCTTTGGTATGCTGGCCTATTCAGATCTGAAATCAACAAATCCTGGGTTGTTCATCGTGCTAATCGTCGTGACCAATCTTTCGGGCGCTATGGGCATGCTTTCTACTTTGGCTGGaacaattttgattgaaagAGAATG GGTGGTGGTGATGTCAGAAGGCCAACCTCCAGGACTTCTGACCCAGATGAACTCGGTCATCAGAAGGATCGATCTGATCAGCAAATTATTTGCTCCAGTTGTTTCCGGCTTCATAATCAGCTTTATTTCACTAAAAGTATCTGCTATGACTTTAGCCATATTGAACGCAACATGTGTTTGGCTGGAGTACTGGTTTTTCATGTCCGTATATAAGGGTATTCCGGCTCTTGTTGAGAGAAACCTGAGAAGAACCTTGAGGCCTTCTCCGGTTGATCTGTTAGAGAGCTCACTAATTCAAAATGGTGATCCAGAGTCAGCAGAGAGCAGCCAAAAGCATAATTTCAgggagaaaatttcaaaaattccttTTGTTTGCGCTTGGAAAGTGTACCTAGAGCAAGAAGTTGTGATTCCTGGAGTATCCCTAGCTTTGTTGTATTTTACAGTCCTCAG CTTCGGAAGTTTGATGACCGCTACATTGGAGTGGGAAGGTGTACCAGCATTTGTAATCGGAATAGCACGCGGCATAAGTGCAACAATTGGCATTGCAGCCACTCTGGTTTATCCAGTCTTACAATCCCGCATTTCTACACTAAGAACAGGGCTCTGGTCTTGTTGGTCCCAA CAGTGGATCTTCCTGCTTGTATGTGTCGGCTCGATATGGGTTCAAAATGGCTTAGCAGCTGCCTACGTGCTGATGGGAGGAGTGGCAGCATCTCGACTGGGACTGTGGATGTTCGATTTAGCTGTTATTCAACAAATGCAG GACGAGGTACCAGAATCCGACCGATGCGTCGTTGGAGGCGTTCAGAACTCACTCCAGTCCTTTCTGGATTTGATGGCTTATGTTATGGGAATATTCATCTCGAATCCACAG GACTTCTGGAAGCTGATGCTGTTATCTTTTCTAGCGGTTACGCTGTCGGCGATTCTGTATACTTCGCATGTTTATCGCGTGCGCAAGCATCTCATTCATTTTGAAAAGATCACTCAGCTGGGCAGTCGGTTGATGAGACGACCTTCGGAAAGTTGTCTGAGTTAA
- the LOC120295764 gene encoding CASP-like protein 4B4: protein MGVLAIVRRWRRDDLIQKGSLVLRGLALLFSPLDFIIMASNKHGDWKDFDRYKEFRYLLAISIPATLYTEVQALRHVHQISIGQDLVKRQTSALIDFASDQVVAYLLISAASLAVPMTNRMRNNVDNLFTDCLAASISMAFFGFLTLALSALISGYKLSTQSYI from the exons ATGGGGGTGCTAGCGATCGTGAGGCGGTGGAGGAGGGACGATCTGATCCAGAAGGGCTCCCTGGTGCTCCGGGGGCTAGCCCTGTTGTTCTCGCCGCTCGACTTCATCATCATGGCGAGCAACAAGCACGGCGACTGGAAAGACTTCGATAGATACAAGGAATTCAG GTATCTGTTGGCGATATCGATCCCAGCGACCTTGTACACCGAAGTGCAGGCGTTGCGGCATGTCCACCAGATTTCCATTGGGCAGGATCTCGTCAAGCGCCAAACGTCGGCACTGATCGACTTCGCCAGCGACCAG GTTGTGGCATACCTCCTGATATCGGCAGCATCTTTGGCCGTGCCCATGACCAACAGGATGAGAAACAATGTGGATAATCTATTCACCGACTGCTTAGCGGCTTCGATAAGCATGGCCTTCTTTGGCTTCCTCACGTTGGCTTTGTCTGCACTTATTTCGGGATACAAACTCTCAACCCAGTCCTACATTTAG
- the LOC104427713 gene encoding solute carrier family 40 member 2 isoform X4, whose product MVQWSQPLQHSLGQLLGNGWIHRLIQRFAKVLRIWLLTQNFSFFIAGGTVLELLFHSNLKSTNFVAFISLVILICFSGAIGVLSALAGSIMIEREWVVVISEGHPPETLTQMNSVVRRIDLICKLFAPVVSGFFISFASLKASAVAFALWNFASVWLQYWLMSSVYSGIPALRENNRRRRQKIPLDGTEGRVATLEGGALHDEASVHGTEENSLMRRKMNLVMNSAFMVSWRTYLRQEVVLPGIALALLYFTVLSFGTLMMADLKWEGIPAYIIGIGRGISATIGIAATLIYPFLHSRISTLRTGLWSIWCQWTFLIMCIASIWVQNKHLSVSMLMGGVATSRLGLWMFDLSVTQLMQDNVPECDRGAVGGVQNSLQSALDLMSSVMGIIISDPRDFWKLSLLSFLVVTSAAILYCVHVYRVRKHLVHLEKLLIMVKWSSKSS is encoded by the exons ATGGTACAGTGGAGTCAGCCTCTACAGCACTCTTTGGGGCAGTTGTTGGGAAATGGATGGATACATCGACTTATACAAAGGTTTGCAAAG GTTCTACGAATTTGGTTGTTGACCCAgaacttctctttttttattgctGGGGGAACGGTGCTGGAGCTGCTATTTCACTCGAATTTGAAGTCGACAAACTTCGTGGCCTTTATCTCTCTAGTAATATTAATATGCTTCTCTGGAGCCATTGGTGTTCTGTCTGCTCTTGCCGGTTCCATTATGATTGAAAGGGAATG GGTGGTTGTGATATCAGAAGGGCATCCACCAGAAACATTGACACAGATGAACTCAGTTGTCAGAAGGATCGACCTAATCTGCAAACTATTTGCTCCGGTAGTGTCGGGCTTCTTTATCAGCTTTGCATCACTGAAGGCTTCTGCCGTGGCTTTTGCACTTTGGAATTTTGCATCTGTTTGGTTACAGTATTGGCTTATGAGTTCTGTATACAGTGGCATTCCCGCACTGAGAGAGAACAACCGGAGGAGAAGACAGAAAATTCCTTTGGATGGTACCGAAGGCAGAGTAGCAACATTAGAAGGTGGGGCGCTTCATGATGAGGCAAGTGTTCATGGGACAGAAGAAAATAGCTTGATGAGGAGGAAAATGAATCTAGTCATGAATAGTGCTTTCATGGTTTCGTGGAGGACATACTTAAGGCAGGAGGTGGTACTCCCTGGCATAGCTCTTGCCTTATTGTATTTTACAGTTCTCAG TTTTGGGACTTTGATGATGGCAGACCTGAAGTGGGAAGGAATACCCGCTTATATTATTGGTATAGGCCGTGGAATAAGCGCCACAATCGGAATCGCAGCGACTCTTATATACCCCTTCTTGCATTCTCGCATTTCGACACTTCGTACTGGACTTTGGTCTATTTGGTGCCAG TGGACCTTCCTGATCATGTGCATTGCGTCTATCTGGGTTCAAAACAAGCATCTGTCAGTGTCCATGTTGATGGGGGGTGTGGCGACATCACGATTAGGATTGTGGATGTTCGACTTGTCCGTGACACAATTGATGCAG GACAATGTTCCTGAATGTGACCGTGGTGCTGTTGGAGGAGTTCAGAACTCTCTTCAGTCTGCTCTGGATTTGATGTCCAGCGTCATGGGAATAATAATATCTGATCCGCGG GATTTCTGGAAGTTGTCATTGCTATCTTTTCTGGTGGTAACATCAGCTGCAATTCTCTACTGTGTGCACGTCTACCGTGTCCGGAAGCACCTTGTTCATTTGGAGAAGCTATTGATTATGGTCAAATGGTCCAGCAAATCCTCGTGA
- the LOC104427512 gene encoding solute carrier family 40 member 2 isoform X2 gives MMREPLLDRKSGAQQPSFPSFLTKYLYSGHFLARWGARMWEFSVGLYMISIWPDSLLLAAVYGVVESGSIFLLGSTIGEWVDKLSYVKVLQLWLMTQNFSFVVAGATVFGMLAYSDLKSTNPGLFIVLIVVTNLSGAMGMLSTLAGTILIEREWVVVMSEGQPPGLLTQMNSVIRRIDLISKLFAPVVSGFIISFISLKVSAMTLAILNATCVWLEYWFFMSVYKGIPALVERNLRRTLRPSPVDLLESSLIQNGDPESAESSQKHNFREKISKIPFVCAWKVYLEQEVVIPGVSLALLYFTVLSFGSLMTATLEWEGVPAFVIGIARGISATIGIAATLVYPVLQSRISTLRTGLWSCWSQWIFLLVCVGSIWVQNGLAAAYVLMGGVAASRLGLWMFDLAVIQQMQDEVPESDRCVVGGVQNSLQSFLDLMAYVMGIFISNPQDFWKLMLLSFLAVTLSAILYTSHVYRVRKHLIHFEKITQLGSRLMRRPSESCLS, from the exons ATGATGAGGGAGCCACTCCTTGATCGCAAATCGGGTGCTCAACAGCCATCTTTTCCGTCGTTCCTCACCAAATATTTGTACTCGGGCCACTTCTTGGCCAGATGGGGTGCCAG GATGTGGGAATTTTCGGTAGGTTTGTACATGATCAGTATTTGGCCAGACTCTTTGCTATTGGCTGCTGTCTATGGAGTGGTAGAATCTGGCTCCATATTCTTGCTTGGTTCAACCATTGGAGAGTGGGTAGATAAGTTGAGTTATGTCAAG GTTTTACAGCTCTGGCTCATGACACAAAACTTCTCATTTGTGGTGGCCGGAGCCACAGTCTTTGGTATGCTGGCCTATTCAGATCTGAAATCAACAAATCCTGGGTTGTTCATCGTGCTAATCGTCGTGACCAATCTTTCGGGCGCTATGGGCATGCTTTCTACTTTGGCTGGaacaattttgattgaaagAGAATG GGTGGTGGTGATGTCAGAAGGCCAACCTCCAGGACTTCTGACCCAGATGAACTCGGTCATCAGAAGGATCGATCTGATCAGCAAATTATTTGCTCCAGTTGTTTCCGGCTTCATAATCAGCTTTATTTCACTAAAAGTATCTGCTATGACTTTAGCCATATTGAACGCAACATGTGTTTGGCTGGAGTACTGGTTTTTCATGTCCGTATATAAGGGTATTCCGGCTCTTGTTGAGAGAAACCTGAGAAGAACCTTGAGGCCTTCTCCGGTTGATCTGTTAGAGAGCTCACTAATTCAAAATGGTGATCCAGAGTCAGCAGAGAGCAGCCAAAAGCATAATTTCAgggagaaaatttcaaaaattccttTTGTTTGCGCTTGGAAAGTGTACCTAGAGCAAGAAGTTGTGATTCCTGGAGTATCCCTAGCTTTGTTGTATTTTACAGTCCTCAG CTTCGGAAGTTTGATGACCGCTACATTGGAGTGGGAAGGTGTACCAGCATTTGTAATCGGAATAGCACGCGGCATAAGTGCAACAATTGGCATTGCAGCCACTCTGGTTTATCCAGTCTTACAATCCCGCATTTCTACACTAAGAACAGGGCTCTGGTCTTGTTGGTCCCAA TGGATCTTCCTGCTTGTATGTGTCGGCTCGATATGGGTTCAAAATGGCTTAGCAGCTGCCTACGTGCTGATGGGAGGAGTGGCAGCATCTCGACTGGGACTGTGGATGTTCGATTTAGCTGTTATTCAACAAATGCAG GACGAGGTACCAGAATCCGACCGATGCGTCGTTGGAGGCGTTCAGAACTCACTCCAGTCCTTTCTGGATTTGATGGCTTATGTTATGGGAATATTCATCTCGAATCCACAG GACTTCTGGAAGCTGATGCTGTTATCTTTTCTAGCGGTTACGCTGTCGGCGATTCTGTATACTTCGCATGTTTATCGCGTGCGCAAGCATCTCATTCATTTTGAAAAGATCACTCAGCTGGGCAGTCGGTTGATGAGACGACCTTCGGAAAGTTGTCTGAGTTAA
- the LOC104427512 gene encoding solute carrier family 40 member 2 isoform X1, whose translation MMREPLLDRKSGAQQPSFPSFLTKYLYSGHFLARWGARMWEFSVGLYMISIWPDSLLLAAVYGVVESGSIFLLGSTIGEWVDKLSYVKVLQLWLMTQNFSFVVAGATVFGMLAYSDLKSTNPGLFIVLIVVTNLSGAMGMLSTLAGTILIEREWVVVMSEGQPPGLLTQMNSVIRRIDLISKLFAPVVSGFIISFISLKVSAMTLAILNATCVWLEYWFFMSVYKGIPALVERNLRRTLRPSPVDLLESSLIQNGDPESAESSQKHNFREKISKIPFVCAWKVYLEQEVVIPGVSLALLYFTVLSFGSLMTATLEWEGVPAFVIGIARGISATIGIAATLVYPVLQSRISTLRTGLWSCWSQQWIFLLVCVGSIWVQNGLAAAYVLMGGVAASRLGLWMFDLAVIQQMQDEVPESDRCVVGGVQNSLQSFLDLMAYVMGIFISNPQDFWKLMLLSFLAVTLSAILYTSHVYRVRKHLIHFEKITQLGSRLMRRPSESCLS comes from the exons ATGATGAGGGAGCCACTCCTTGATCGCAAATCGGGTGCTCAACAGCCATCTTTTCCGTCGTTCCTCACCAAATATTTGTACTCGGGCCACTTCTTGGCCAGATGGGGTGCCAG GATGTGGGAATTTTCGGTAGGTTTGTACATGATCAGTATTTGGCCAGACTCTTTGCTATTGGCTGCTGTCTATGGAGTGGTAGAATCTGGCTCCATATTCTTGCTTGGTTCAACCATTGGAGAGTGGGTAGATAAGTTGAGTTATGTCAAG GTTTTACAGCTCTGGCTCATGACACAAAACTTCTCATTTGTGGTGGCCGGAGCCACAGTCTTTGGTATGCTGGCCTATTCAGATCTGAAATCAACAAATCCTGGGTTGTTCATCGTGCTAATCGTCGTGACCAATCTTTCGGGCGCTATGGGCATGCTTTCTACTTTGGCTGGaacaattttgattgaaagAGAATG GGTGGTGGTGATGTCAGAAGGCCAACCTCCAGGACTTCTGACCCAGATGAACTCGGTCATCAGAAGGATCGATCTGATCAGCAAATTATTTGCTCCAGTTGTTTCCGGCTTCATAATCAGCTTTATTTCACTAAAAGTATCTGCTATGACTTTAGCCATATTGAACGCAACATGTGTTTGGCTGGAGTACTGGTTTTTCATGTCCGTATATAAGGGTATTCCGGCTCTTGTTGAGAGAAACCTGAGAAGAACCTTGAGGCCTTCTCCGGTTGATCTGTTAGAGAGCTCACTAATTCAAAATGGTGATCCAGAGTCAGCAGAGAGCAGCCAAAAGCATAATTTCAgggagaaaatttcaaaaattccttTTGTTTGCGCTTGGAAAGTGTACCTAGAGCAAGAAGTTGTGATTCCTGGAGTATCCCTAGCTTTGTTGTATTTTACAGTCCTCAG CTTCGGAAGTTTGATGACCGCTACATTGGAGTGGGAAGGTGTACCAGCATTTGTAATCGGAATAGCACGCGGCATAAGTGCAACAATTGGCATTGCAGCCACTCTGGTTTATCCAGTCTTACAATCCCGCATTTCTACACTAAGAACAGGGCTCTGGTCTTGTTGGTCCCAA CAGTGGATCTTCCTGCTTGTATGTGTCGGCTCGATATGGGTTCAAAATGGCTTAGCAGCTGCCTACGTGCTGATGGGAGGAGTGGCAGCATCTCGACTGGGACTGTGGATGTTCGATTTAGCTGTTATTCAACAAATGCAG GACGAGGTACCAGAATCCGACCGATGCGTCGTTGGAGGCGTTCAGAACTCACTCCAGTCCTTTCTGGATTTGATGGCTTATGTTATGGGAATATTCATCTCGAATCCACAG GACTTCTGGAAGCTGATGCTGTTATCTTTTCTAGCGGTTACGCTGTCGGCGATTCTGTATACTTCGCATGTTTATCGCGTGCGCAAGCATCTCATTCATTTTGAAAAGATCACTCAGCTGGGCAGTCGGTTGATGAGACGACCTTCGGAAAGTTGTCTGAGTTAA
- the LOC104427713 gene encoding solute carrier family 40 member 2 isoform X2 translates to MLIDTSHLVAGCGNSPSLYTSSVFGQVLFFSLLFMVQWSQPLQHSLGQLLGNGWIHRLIQRFAKVLRIWLLTQNFSFFIAGGTVLELLFHSNLKSTNFVAFISLVILICFSGAIGVLSALAGSIMIEREWVVVISEGHPPETLTQMNSVVRRIDLICKLFAPVVSGFFISFASLKASAVAFALWNFASVWLQYWLMSSVYSGIPALRENNRRRRQKIPLDGTEGRVATLEGGALHDEASVHGTEENSLMRRKMNLVMNSAFMVSWRTYLRQEVVLPGIALALLYFTVLSFGTLMMADLKWEGIPAYIIGIGRGISATIGIAATLIYPFLHSRISTLRTGLWSIWCQWTFLIMCIASIWVQNKHLSVSMLMGGVATSRLGLWMFDLSVTQLMQDNVPECDRGAVGGVQNSLQSALDLMSSVMGIIISDPRDFWKLSLLSFLVVTSAAILYCVHVYRVRKHLVHLEKLLIMVKWSSKSS, encoded by the exons ATGCTCATTGACACTAGTCATTTGGTTGCAGGATGTGGGAATTCTCCGTCGCTTTATACTTCATCAGTCTTTGGccaagttcttttcttttcgctgcTATTTATGGTACAGTGGAGTCAGCCTCTACAGCACTCTTTGGGGCAGTTGTTGGGAAATGGATGGATACATCGACTTATACAAAGGTTTGCAAAG GTTCTACGAATTTGGTTGTTGACCCAgaacttctctttttttattgctGGGGGAACGGTGCTGGAGCTGCTATTTCACTCGAATTTGAAGTCGACAAACTTCGTGGCCTTTATCTCTCTAGTAATATTAATATGCTTCTCTGGAGCCATTGGTGTTCTGTCTGCTCTTGCCGGTTCCATTATGATTGAAAGGGAATG GGTGGTTGTGATATCAGAAGGGCATCCACCAGAAACATTGACACAGATGAACTCAGTTGTCAGAAGGATCGACCTAATCTGCAAACTATTTGCTCCGGTAGTGTCGGGCTTCTTTATCAGCTTTGCATCACTGAAGGCTTCTGCCGTGGCTTTTGCACTTTGGAATTTTGCATCTGTTTGGTTACAGTATTGGCTTATGAGTTCTGTATACAGTGGCATTCCCGCACTGAGAGAGAACAACCGGAGGAGAAGACAGAAAATTCCTTTGGATGGTACCGAAGGCAGAGTAGCAACATTAGAAGGTGGGGCGCTTCATGATGAGGCAAGTGTTCATGGGACAGAAGAAAATAGCTTGATGAGGAGGAAAATGAATCTAGTCATGAATAGTGCTTTCATGGTTTCGTGGAGGACATACTTAAGGCAGGAGGTGGTACTCCCTGGCATAGCTCTTGCCTTATTGTATTTTACAGTTCTCAG TTTTGGGACTTTGATGATGGCAGACCTGAAGTGGGAAGGAATACCCGCTTATATTATTGGTATAGGCCGTGGAATAAGCGCCACAATCGGAATCGCAGCGACTCTTATATACCCCTTCTTGCATTCTCGCATTTCGACACTTCGTACTGGACTTTGGTCTATTTGGTGCCAG TGGACCTTCCTGATCATGTGCATTGCGTCTATCTGGGTTCAAAACAAGCATCTGTCAGTGTCCATGTTGATGGGGGGTGTGGCGACATCACGATTAGGATTGTGGATGTTCGACTTGTCCGTGACACAATTGATGCAG GACAATGTTCCTGAATGTGACCGTGGTGCTGTTGGAGGAGTTCAGAACTCTCTTCAGTCTGCTCTGGATTTGATGTCCAGCGTCATGGGAATAATAATATCTGATCCGCGG GATTTCTGGAAGTTGTCATTGCTATCTTTTCTGGTGGTAACATCAGCTGCAATTCTCTACTGTGTGCACGTCTACCGTGTCCGGAAGCACCTTGTTCATTTGGAGAAGCTATTGATTATGGTCAAATGGTCCAGCAAATCCTCGTGA
- the LOC104427612 gene encoding solute carrier family 40 member 2, with product MMREPLLDHETSSPQPPFPSHLTKYLYSGHFLARWGARMWDFSVALYMINIWPDSLLLAAVYGVVENASTALFGPIIGKWVDRLSYVKVLQLWLVTQNLSFIVAGGTVLGLLAYPDLKSTSVQAFVLLVLLTNVSGAVGVLSTLAGTILIEREWVVVMSEGQAPTLLTRMNSVIRRIDLICKLFAPVVSGFIISFGSLKASAMTLAVLSTISVWLEYWFFMSVYQGIPALAERNQQRTRKPFPAELTESLSVPDDDHPANAEKSQKRSLGEKIANLPLVSAWRVYFEQEAVLSGIALALLYFTVLSFGSLMTATLEWEGIPAFVIGIARGISATIGVAATLVYPGLHSHISTLRTGLWSSWSQWTFLLLCVGSIWVQNSIIAAYMLMGGVAASRLGLWMFDLAVIQQMQDKVPESDRCIVGGAQSSLQSTLYMMAYGMGIIISNPQDFWKLILLSFLSTTLSASLYTFHVYRVRKHLIHFEKLILLRSWSIVRSPDTHQSQNV from the exons ATGATGAGGGAGCCGCTCCTCGACCATGAAACGTCTTCTCCACAGCCTCCTTTCCCATCGCACCTCACCAAATATCTGTACTCGGGCCACTTCCTGGCCAGATGGGGTGCCAG GATGTGGGATTTCTCTGTAGCCTTATACATGATCAACATTTGGCCAGACTCTTTACTGTTGGCCGCTGTCTATGGAGTGGTGGAAAATGCCTCCACTGCCTTGTTCGGCCCAATCATCGGAAAGTGGGTGGATAGACTGAGTTATGTCAAG GTTCTCCAGCTTTGGCTCGTGACACAGAACCTTTCATTCATAGTTGCTGGAGGCACGGTTCTCGGTTTGCTAGCCTACCCAGATTTGAAGTCCACAAGTGTTCAAGCTTTTGTCTTGCTTGTCCTTTTGACCAATGTTTCTGGAGCTGTTGGCGTGCTTTCCACTCTTGCTGGAACAATCTTGATTGAAAGAGAGTG GGTGGTGGTGATGTCGGAAGGCCAAGCCCCTACACTCCTTACTCGGATGAATTCAGTTATAAGACGGATTGATCTGATCTGCAAGTTGTTTGCCCCTGTCGTATCAGGCTTCATAATCAGCTTTGGTTCACTAAAAGCATCTGCTATGACTTTGGCAGTTTTGAGCACCATCAGTGTTTGGCTGGAGTACTGGTTTTTCATGTCAGTATATCAGGGGATTCCTGCTTTAGCAGAGCGAAACCAACAAAGAACCCGGAAACCTTTTCCTGCTGAACTGACAGAGAGCTTGTCTGTTCCAGATGATGATCATCCAGCAAATgcagaaaaaagccaaaagagaaGTCTTGGTGAGAAAATTGCAAATCTGCCCCTAGTAAGTGCTTGGAGAGTGTACTTTGAGCAAGAAGCTGTGCTTTCTGGAATCGCGCTAGCTTTGTTGTATTTTACAGTTCTCAG CTTTGGAAGTTTGATGACGGCTACATTAGAGTGGGAAGGTATACCTGCATTTGTCATCGGAATAGCACGCGGAATAAGCGCAACAATCGGCGTTGCTGCGACTCTGGTTTATCCAGGGTTACATTCTCATATTTCCACGCTCCGAACTGGGCTCTGGTCCAGCTGGTCCCAG TGGACTTTCCTGCTTCTATGTGTTGGGTCAATATGGGTCCAAAACAGCATAATAGCTGCCTATATGCTGATGGGTGGAGTGGCGGCATCTCGACTGGGATTGTGGATGTTCGATTTAGCCGTCATTCAACAGATGCAG GATAAGGTTCCAGAATCTGATCGTTGCATTGTTGGAGGTGCCCAAAGTTCACTTCAGTCCACCTTGTATATGATGGCTTATGGTATGGGAATAATCATCTCCAATCCTCAG GATTTCtggaagttgattttgttaTCATTTCTGTCCACTACCCTATCGGCATCTTTATATACTTTCCATGTGTACCGTGTCCGCAAGCACCTGATCCATTTTGAGAAGCTTATTTTGCTGAGAAGTTGGTCAATCGTACGGTCTCCAGACACCCACCAGAGTCAGAACGTGTGA
- the LOC104427713 gene encoding solute carrier family 40 member 2 isoform X3, with translation MWEFSVALYFISLWPSSFLFAAIYGTVESASTALFGAVVGKWMDTSTYTKVLRIWLLTQNFSFFIAGGTVLELLFHSNLKSTNFVAFISLVILICFSGAIGVLSALAGSIMIEREWVVVISEGHPPETLTQMNSVVRRIDLICKLFAPVVSGFFISFASLKASAVAFALWNFASVWLQYWLMSSVYSGIPALRENNRRRRQKIPLDGTEGRVATLEGGALHDEASVHGTEENSLMRRKMNLVMNSAFMVSWRTYLRQEVVLPGIALALLYFTVLSFGTLMMADLKWEGIPAYIIGIGRGISATIGIAATLIYPFLHSRISTLRTGLWSIWCQWTFLIMCIASIWVQNKHLSVSMLMGGVATSRLGLWMFDLSVTQLMQDNVPECDRGAVGGVQNSLQSALDLMSSVMGIIISDPRDFWKLSLLSFLVVTSAAILYCVHVYRVRKHLVHLEKLLIMVKWSSKSS, from the exons ATGTGGGAATTCTCCGTCGCTTTATACTTCATCAGTCTTTGGccaagttcttttcttttcgctgcTATTTATGGTACAGTGGAGTCAGCCTCTACAGCACTCTTTGGGGCAGTTGTTGGGAAATGGATGGATACATCGACTTATACAAAG GTTCTACGAATTTGGTTGTTGACCCAgaacttctctttttttattgctGGGGGAACGGTGCTGGAGCTGCTATTTCACTCGAATTTGAAGTCGACAAACTTCGTGGCCTTTATCTCTCTAGTAATATTAATATGCTTCTCTGGAGCCATTGGTGTTCTGTCTGCTCTTGCCGGTTCCATTATGATTGAAAGGGAATG GGTGGTTGTGATATCAGAAGGGCATCCACCAGAAACATTGACACAGATGAACTCAGTTGTCAGAAGGATCGACCTAATCTGCAAACTATTTGCTCCGGTAGTGTCGGGCTTCTTTATCAGCTTTGCATCACTGAAGGCTTCTGCCGTGGCTTTTGCACTTTGGAATTTTGCATCTGTTTGGTTACAGTATTGGCTTATGAGTTCTGTATACAGTGGCATTCCCGCACTGAGAGAGAACAACCGGAGGAGAAGACAGAAAATTCCTTTGGATGGTACCGAAGGCAGAGTAGCAACATTAGAAGGTGGGGCGCTTCATGATGAGGCAAGTGTTCATGGGACAGAAGAAAATAGCTTGATGAGGAGGAAAATGAATCTAGTCATGAATAGTGCTTTCATGGTTTCGTGGAGGACATACTTAAGGCAGGAGGTGGTACTCCCTGGCATAGCTCTTGCCTTATTGTATTTTACAGTTCTCAG TTTTGGGACTTTGATGATGGCAGACCTGAAGTGGGAAGGAATACCCGCTTATATTATTGGTATAGGCCGTGGAATAAGCGCCACAATCGGAATCGCAGCGACTCTTATATACCCCTTCTTGCATTCTCGCATTTCGACACTTCGTACTGGACTTTGGTCTATTTGGTGCCAG TGGACCTTCCTGATCATGTGCATTGCGTCTATCTGGGTTCAAAACAAGCATCTGTCAGTGTCCATGTTGATGGGGGGTGTGGCGACATCACGATTAGGATTGTGGATGTTCGACTTGTCCGTGACACAATTGATGCAG GACAATGTTCCTGAATGTGACCGTGGTGCTGTTGGAGGAGTTCAGAACTCTCTTCAGTCTGCTCTGGATTTGATGTCCAGCGTCATGGGAATAATAATATCTGATCCGCGG GATTTCTGGAAGTTGTCATTGCTATCTTTTCTGGTGGTAACATCAGCTGCAATTCTCTACTGTGTGCACGTCTACCGTGTCCGGAAGCACCTTGTTCATTTGGAGAAGCTATTGATTATGGTCAAATGGTCCAGCAAATCCTCGTGA